A section of the Delphinus delphis chromosome 1, mDelDel1.2, whole genome shotgun sequence genome encodes:
- the FASLG gene encoding tumor necrosis factor ligand superfamily member 6 isoform X2 has translation MQQPLNYPYPQIFWVDSSASSPWASPGSVFPCPSSAPGRPGQRRPPPLPPPLKKRRGHNTGLCLLVMFFMVLVALVGLGLGLFQLFHLQKELAELREVTPIHPLRKRS, from the exons ATGCAGCAGCCCTTGAATTACCCGTACCCCCAGATTTTCTGGGTGGACAGCAGTGCCAGCTCTCCCTGGGCTTCTCCAGGGTCAGTCTTCCCCTGTCCGTCCTCTGCGCCAGGAAGGCCCGGGCAAAGGAGGCCACCGCCACTACCACCACCTCTGAAGAAGAGGAGGGGCCACAACACAGGCCTGTGTCTCCTTGTGATGTTTTTCATGGTTCTGGTGGCCCTGGTTGGATTGGGACTGGGACTATTTCAGCTCTTCCACCTGCAGAAGGAACTGGCCGAACTCAGAGAG GTCACCCCAATCCATCCTCTGAGAAAACGGAGCTGA
- the FASLG gene encoding tumor necrosis factor ligand superfamily member 6 isoform X1, producing MQQPLNYPYPQIFWVDSSASSPWASPGSVFPCPSSAPGRPGQRRPPPLPPPLKKRRGHNTGLCLLVMFFMVLVALVGLGLGLFQLFHLQKELAELRESTSQRHTESSLEKQIGHPNPSSEKTELRKAAHLTGKPNSRSIPLEWEDTYGIALVSGVKYKKGSLVINETGLYFVYSKVYFRGQSCNQQPLNHKVYTRNFRYPQDLVLMEGKMMDYCTTGQMWARSSYLGAVFNLTNADHLYVNVSEPSLVNFEESKTFFGLYKL from the exons ATGCAGCAGCCCTTGAATTACCCGTACCCCCAGATTTTCTGGGTGGACAGCAGTGCCAGCTCTCCCTGGGCTTCTCCAGGGTCAGTCTTCCCCTGTCCGTCCTCTGCGCCAGGAAGGCCCGGGCAAAGGAGGCCACCGCCACTACCACCACCTCTGAAGAAGAGGAGGGGCCACAACACAGGCCTGTGTCTCCTTGTGATGTTTTTCATGGTTCTGGTGGCCCTGGTTGGATTGGGACTGGGACTATTTCAGCTCTTCCACCTGCAGAAGGAACTGGCCGAACTCAGAGAG TCCACCAGCCAAAGGCATACAGAATCGTCTTTGGAGAAGCAAATAG GTCACCCCAATCCATCCTCTGAGAAAACGGAGCTGAGAAAGGCAGCTCATTTAACAG GCAAGCCCAACTCAAGATCCATCCCTCTGGAATGGGAAGACACTTATGGAATTGCCCTGGTCTCTGGGGTGAAGTATAAGAAGGGCAGCCTTGTGATCAATGAAACTGGGCTGTATTTTGTGTATTCCAAAGTGTACTTCCGGGGTCAGTCCTGCAACCAGCAGCCCCTGAACCACAAGGTTTACACGAGGAATTTTAGGTACCCCCAGGACCTGGTGCTCATGGAGGGGAAGATGATGGACTACTGCACTACTGGCCAGATGTGGGCCCGCAGCAGCTACCTGGGGGCTGTGTTCAATCTCACCAATGCTGACCATTTATATGTCAATGTATCTGAGCCCTCTCTGGTCAATTTTGAGGAATCTAAGACATTTTTTGGCTTATATAAGCTCTAA